A genomic region of Vitreoscilla filiformis contains the following coding sequences:
- a CDS encoding cytochrome c — MNSTKKPFLVISAVLFTVMTISATPVGAQTEKPAKPMALRGVMDKLGRDMQAITGAISKEEWAVVVELAPKIANHAEPPVAEKMRILAWLGTDAGKFRSHDGQTHESATAMGDAAKRGDGLAVISAFSKVQQSCLGCHQSFRKPFMEHFYENR; from the coding sequence ATGAACAGCACTAAAAAACCGTTCCTGGTCATTTCCGCCGTGCTTTTCACGGTGATGACCATATCAGCCACCCCTGTCGGCGCGCAGACGGAAAAACCCGCAAAGCCGATGGCACTACGCGGTGTGATGGACAAATTAGGCCGCGACATGCAGGCCATTACAGGCGCAATTTCCAAGGAAGAGTGGGCGGTGGTTGTCGAGTTGGCTCCGAAGATTGCCAACCACGCAGAGCCTCCCGTCGCGGAAAAAATGCGCATTCTTGCTTGGCTCGGAACCGATGCTGGGAAGTTTCGCAGCCACGATGGGCAGACGCACGAATCTGCTACTGCTATGGGCGACGCAGCCAAGCGTGGTGATGGTCTAGCCGTTATCTCTGCTTTTTCGAAGGTACAACAAAGCTGCCTCGGTTGTCATCAGAGCTTCCGTAAGCCGTTCATGGAGCATTTTTATGAAAACCGATGA
- a CDS encoding ABC transporter ATP-binding protein — translation MTAKGIHIEGLSKRYGERDTAVLALKNVNMQVAPGEVVGLIGPSGSGKSTLLKCLGAVIDPTAGRMVLGNEVIFDDEWKVRDLRALRRDKIGFVFQAPYLIPFLDVTDNVALLPMLAGAGNDDARKRALELLTALDVQHRAKAMPSQLSGGEQQRVAIARGLVNRPPVILADEPTAPLDSVRAMSVIRILNDMARRFETAVIVVTHDEKIIPTFKRIYHIRDGVTHEEAGEGRSFE, via the coding sequence ATGACGGCAAAAGGCATTCACATCGAAGGCTTGAGCAAGCGTTACGGAGAGAGAGACACTGCGGTTCTCGCCTTGAAGAACGTGAACATGCAGGTTGCGCCGGGCGAGGTGGTTGGCCTGATCGGCCCTTCCGGTTCCGGCAAGAGCACGTTGCTCAAGTGCCTGGGAGCCGTGATTGACCCCACCGCCGGTCGCATGGTGCTGGGAAACGAGGTGATTTTCGACGATGAATGGAAAGTGCGCGACCTGCGGGCTTTGCGCCGCGACAAGATCGGTTTCGTGTTTCAAGCGCCGTACCTGATCCCGTTTCTCGATGTCACCGATAACGTGGCGCTCTTGCCGATGCTCGCGGGTGCCGGCAATGACGATGCGCGAAAACGCGCGCTCGAACTGCTCACCGCTCTGGATGTGCAGCACCGCGCCAAGGCCATGCCGTCACAACTCTCAGGCGGAGAACAGCAACGCGTGGCTATTGCTCGCGGCTTGGTCAATCGACCACCAGTGATCCTGGCTGATGAACCAACGGCACCGCTGGATTCGGTGCGTGCGATGTCTGTCATCCGCATCCTCAACGACATGGCTCGGCGTTTTGAAACCGCCGTCATCGTCGTCACGCACGACGAAAAAATCATCCCGACGTTCAAGCGCATTTACCATATCCGCGATGGCGTCACTCACGAGGAAGCGGGTGAAGGGCGCAGTTTTGAATGA
- a CDS encoding ABC transporter permease, whose protein sequence is MNAVLVRIQPEYSPQEVAEPIRRWKRLTVYDRAQMEEILVGKLIATSAKQIAMFLVILAVVSAAIVAFIIYTLTMDKIREIAVLKLIGTRNRTIAGMILQQALVLGVIGFVVGKITATFAAPLFPKYVLLMPIDSILGFFAVMVICVLASVVAIRMALKVDPAEAIGG, encoded by the coding sequence GTGAATGCCGTGCTGGTTCGTATCCAACCCGAATACTCTCCACAGGAGGTGGCCGAACCGATACGACGCTGGAAGCGGCTCACGGTTTATGACCGCGCACAGATGGAAGAGATTTTGGTAGGCAAACTCATTGCCACATCCGCCAAGCAAATCGCCATGTTTCTGGTGATTCTGGCTGTGGTCAGCGCCGCCATCGTGGCATTCATCATCTACACCCTGACCATGGACAAAATTCGCGAAATCGCGGTGCTCAAGCTCATCGGCACACGCAACCGCACCATTGCGGGAATGATCTTGCAGCAGGCGTTGGTACTTGGGGTCATCGGTTTTGTCGTTGGCAAGATCACGGCTACCTTCGCTGCACCCTTGTTTCCCAAATACGTATTGCTGATGCCCATCGATTCAATCTTGGGTTTCTTCGCGGTGATGGTTATTTGTGTGCTGGCCAGCGTTGTCGCCATCCGTATGGCACTGAAGGTCGATCCGGCCGAAGCGATTGGAGGCTGA
- a CDS encoding ABC transporter permease, producing MISLAGRDILHAWGKFIFTGIGLGLLIGVTLTMAGVYRGMVDDGKVLLDNSGANLWVVQKDTLGPYAESSSIPDDLWRSIRTLPGVAEAANVTYLTMQVGRGEKDVRAMVVGIAAGEPGTSGWPPQLVAGRQITRGHYEAVADIATGFRLGDEVKIRRNHYTVVGLTRRMVSSSGDPMVFIPLKDAQEAQFLKDNDAILMQRRRTEANPVFQPPRRARSARCCDCLTKPATTR from the coding sequence GTGATCAGCCTGGCCGGACGCGACATCCTTCATGCCTGGGGTAAATTCATCTTTACGGGCATTGGCTTGGGCCTGTTGATTGGCGTCACGCTGACCATGGCGGGTGTGTATCGCGGCATGGTCGATGACGGTAAGGTGTTGCTGGACAACAGTGGTGCCAACTTGTGGGTGGTACAGAAAGACACCCTGGGCCCTTATGCCGAGTCTTCCAGCATCCCTGATGACCTGTGGCGCAGCATCCGCACTCTGCCGGGCGTGGCAGAGGCCGCCAATGTGACCTACCTGACCATGCAGGTCGGAAGAGGTGAAAAAGATGTTCGTGCCATGGTCGTGGGCATCGCGGCAGGCGAACCGGGAACATCAGGCTGGCCACCTCAATTGGTCGCGGGACGCCAGATTACGCGTGGCCACTATGAGGCGGTAGCGGACATCGCCACAGGGTTTCGGCTGGGCGATGAGGTGAAGATTCGCCGCAACCATTACACAGTCGTTGGCCTGACCCGCCGCATGGTTTCCTCCAGTGGCGATCCGATGGTGTTTATCCCACTCAAGGATGCGCAAGAAGCGCAATTCCTCAAAGACAACGATGCCATCCTGATGCAGCGTCGCCGCACCGAAGCCAATCCGGTTTTTCAACCGCCCCGGCGTGCCCGGTCTGCTCGATGCTGTGATTGCCTCACAAAACCAGCAACAACTCGGTGA
- a CDS encoding efflux RND transporter periplasmic adaptor subunit, which produces MKFPRLQRRTLALVAVIIPLLLLFIYVALRSGPLAPVAATVSTVESRSVAPALAGIGTVQARFTYKIGPTVAGRVKRLDVHVGDTVKAGQVLGEMDAVDLDDRISAQQAAIKSSEAALRQAAAKETFAQTQATRYEQLLSVRGTSEETVVTKRQELAVASAALVASREDIARLRAELEALRAQRGNLRLVAPVAGLVAARDADPGTTVVAGQAVIEVIDTASLWVDTRFDQISAEGLATGLPAKIVLRSRRSQAVAGHVLRIEPRADAVTEETLAKIVFNAPPVPLPPLGELAEVTVQLGELPAAPTISNAAIRTVDGKRGVWKLVEGGLTFTPVVLGRSSLDGLVQVVEGLSVGDQVVLYSEKTLSAKSRINIVDRLPGVSP; this is translated from the coding sequence ATGAAATTTCCACGTCTACAACGCCGCACATTGGCCCTGGTCGCCGTCATCATTCCACTTCTACTGCTTTTCATCTATGTTGCTTTGCGTTCAGGGCCGTTGGCTCCTGTTGCAGCTACTGTCAGCACGGTAGAGTCCCGCTCCGTTGCCCCAGCATTAGCTGGTATAGGGACAGTGCAAGCGCGCTTTACTTACAAAATCGGCCCCACCGTTGCCGGGCGCGTCAAACGCTTGGATGTGCATGTCGGCGATACCGTTAAAGCAGGGCAAGTGCTCGGTGAAATGGATGCGGTGGACCTGGACGATCGCATCAGCGCTCAGCAGGCTGCAATCAAGAGTTCCGAAGCTGCACTTCGACAGGCTGCTGCCAAAGAAACTTTCGCGCAGACACAGGCCACACGCTATGAGCAGCTTTTATCGGTGCGTGGCACCAGCGAAGAAACGGTAGTCACCAAACGGCAAGAACTGGCTGTGGCGAGCGCGGCATTGGTCGCCTCGCGAGAAGATATCGCGCGTCTGCGCGCAGAGTTGGAAGCGCTCCGCGCTCAACGCGGAAACTTGAGGTTAGTGGCACCGGTTGCCGGACTGGTCGCAGCACGCGATGCAGACCCTGGCACCACGGTGGTGGCGGGGCAAGCGGTAATCGAAGTAATTGACACCGCAAGCCTGTGGGTTGATACACGCTTTGATCAAATCAGTGCCGAGGGACTGGCTACAGGGCTTCCAGCCAAGATTGTTCTGAGATCACGGCGATCTCAGGCTGTGGCGGGACACGTATTGCGCATCGAGCCTCGCGCCGATGCAGTGACTGAGGAAACCCTGGCAAAAATCGTTTTCAACGCGCCTCCAGTACCACTTCCACCATTGGGTGAGTTGGCGGAGGTGACTGTGCAACTGGGCGAATTGCCTGCCGCGCCGACCATCTCCAATGCCGCAATTCGGACAGTCGATGGAAAACGCGGTGTATGGAAGCTGGTTGAAGGAGGTTTGACTTTCACTCCGGTCGTGCTGGGCCGCTCCAGTCTTGATGGCCTGGTTCAGGTAGTTGAGGGCTTGAGCGTTGGCGATCAGGTCGTGCTCTACAGCGAAAAGACACTCAGCGCCAAGAGTCGGATTAACATCGTCGATCGTCTGCCAGGAGTCTCACCGTGA
- a CDS encoding TetR/AcrR family transcriptional regulator gives MSEHPKHLPADERRAATVEAVINLAAEQNPSDITTTAIAQRMGLTQGALFRHFPTKDAILEAVMTWVAERLLSRVDKAAQNITSPLAALEAVFMAHIDFVSEHPGVPRMLFGELQRPGETLPKRMVQTLIQRYGERLRHLLERGKAIGELNASLDIEAASVSFIGSIQGLVMQSLIAGDAARIRRDASGVFAIYRRGIGSAS, from the coding sequence ATGAGCGAACACCCTAAGCACCTTCCGGCTGATGAACGGCGAGCGGCCACCGTAGAGGCGGTGATCAACCTGGCGGCTGAGCAGAATCCCAGCGACATCACCACCACGGCGATCGCGCAGCGCATGGGCCTGACCCAAGGCGCGCTGTTCCGGCATTTCCCCACCAAGGATGCCATTCTCGAAGCAGTGATGACGTGGGTAGCTGAGCGTCTTCTTTCCCGAGTAGACAAGGCGGCCCAGAACATCACTTCTCCTCTTGCCGCGCTGGAAGCGGTCTTCATGGCTCATATCGACTTCGTTTCCGAGCATCCAGGCGTGCCACGGATGCTCTTCGGAGAGTTGCAGCGGCCCGGAGAAACACTCCCTAAAAGGATGGTTCAGACCTTGATTCAGCGGTACGGAGAACGCTTGCGCCATCTGCTGGAGAGGGGCAAGGCGATAGGCGAGCTTAATGCCAGCCTCGATATCGAGGCTGCCTCGGTATCGTTCATCGGCTCCATCCAGGGCTTGGTGATGCAGTCGCTCATCGCGGGTGACGCCGCTCGCATCCGTCGCGATGCCTCTGGTGTTTTTGCAATCTATCGTCGTGGCATTGGGAGTGCGTCATGA